Proteins from one Panthera leo isolate Ple1 chromosome D1, P.leo_Ple1_pat1.1, whole genome shotgun sequence genomic window:
- the RAB1B gene encoding ras-related protein Rab-1B, translating into MNPEYDYLFKLLLIGDSGVGKSCLLLRFADDTYTESYISTIGVDFKIRTIELDGKTIKLQIWDTAGQERFRTITSSYYRGAHGIIVVYDVTDQESYANVKQWLQEIDRYASENVNKLLVGNKSDLTTKKVVDNTTAKEFADSLGIPFLETSAKNATNVEQAFMTMAAEIKKRMGPGAASGGERPNLKIDSTPVKPAGGGCC; encoded by the exons TGACTACCTGTTTAAGCTGCTTCTGATTGGTGATTCGGGCGTGGGCAAGTCATGCCTGCTTCTGCGGTTTGCT GATGACACATACACAGAGAGCTACATCAGCACTATCGGGGTGGACTTCAAGATCCGAACCATTGAGCTGGATGGCAAAACCATCAAACTTCAGATC TGGGACACAGCTGGTCAGGAGCGGTTCCGGACCATCACTTCCAGCTACTACCGGGGGGCTCATGGCATCATTGTGGTGTACGATGTCACCGACCAG GAATCCTACGCCAATGTGAAGCAGTGGCTACAGGAAATTGACCGCTATGCCAGTGAGAACGTCAATAAGCTCCTGGTGGGCAACAAGAGCGACCTCACCACCAAGAAAGTGGTGGATAACACCACAGCCAAG GAGTTTGCAGACTCTCTGGGCATCCCCTTCCTGGAGACGAGTGCCAAGAACGCTACCAATGTCGAGCAGGCATTCATGACCATGGCTGCTGAGATCAAAAAGCGGATGGGGCCTGGGGCAGCCTCAGGGGGTGAGCGGCCCAACCTCAAGATTGACAGCACCCCCGTGAAGCCGGCTGGTGGTGGCTGTTGCTAG
- the YIF1A gene encoding protein YIF1A codes for MAYHSGYGAHGSKHRARAAPDPPPLFDDTSGGYSSQPGGYPAPGADVAFSVNHLLGDPMANVAMAYGSSIASHGKDMVHKELHRFVSVNKLKYFFAVDTAYVAKKLGLLVFPYTHQNWEVQYSRDMPLPPRQDLNAPDLYIPTMAFITYVLLAGMALGIQKRFSPEVLGLCASTALVWVVMEVLALLLGVYLATVRSDLSTFHLLAYSGYKYVGMILSVLTGLLFGSDGYYVALAWTSSSLMYFIVRSLRTAALGPDTMGGPAPRQRLQLYLTLGAAAFQPLIIYWLTFHLIR; via the exons ATGGCTTATCACTCGGGATACGGAGCCCACG GCTCCAAGCACAGGGCCCGGGCAGCTCCagatccccctcccctcttcgaTGACACAAGCGGTGGTTACTCCAGCCAGCCAGGGGGATACCCAGCCCCAGGAGCCGACGTGGCCTTCAGTGTCAACCACTTGCTTGGGGACCCCATGGCCAACGTGGCTATGGCCTATGGCAGCTCCATCGCATCCCATGGGAAGGACATGGTGCACAAGGAG ctgcacCGTTTTGTGTCTGTGAACAAACTCAAGTATTTTTTTGCTGTGGACACAGCCTATGTGGCCAAGAAGTTGGGGCTACTGGTCTTCCCCTACACACACCAG aaCTGGGAAGTGCAGTACAGTCGCGACATGCCTCTGCCACCACGGCAAGATCTCAACGCCCCTGACCTCTATATCCCCA CAATGGCCTTCATCACCTACGTGCTGTTGGCTGGGATGGCACTGGGCATTCAGAAAAG GTTCTCCCCAGAAGTGCTGGGCCTGTGTGCAAGCACGGCGCTGGTGTGGGTCGTGATGGAGGTGCTAGCCCTGCTCCTGGGCGTCTACCTGGCCACCGTGCGCAGTGACCTGAGCACCTTCCACCTGCTAGCCTACAGCGGCTACAAATATGTGGG GATGATCCTCAGTGTGCTCACAGGGCTGCTTTTCGGCAGCGATGGCTACTATGTGGCACTGGCCTGGACTTCGTCTTCACTCATGTACTTCATC GTGCGCTCTTTGCGAACAGCAGCCCTGGGCCCCGACACTATGGGGGGCCCAGCTCCCCGGCAGCGTCTCCAGCTCTACCTGACTCTGGGAGCTGCAGCCTTCCAGCCCCTCATCATATACTGGCTGACCTTCCACCTGATCCGGTGA
- the TMEM151A gene encoding transmembrane protein 151A: protein MPEGGGGDSGEVPEFIPDGEPLREEQRPLKQSLGSSLCRESHWKCLLLTLLIHACGAVVAWCRLATVPRLVLGPEAALARGAGGPPPTYPASPCSDGYLYIPLAFVSLLYLLYLAECWHCHVRSCQAPRTDANTVLALIRRLQQAPPCVWWKATSYHYVRRTRQITRYRNGDAYTTTQVYHERADSRTARGEFDYSAHGVRDVSKELVGLADHAATRLRFTKCFSFGSAEAEASYLTQRARFFSANEGLDDYLEAREGMHLKDVDFRESLMVFADPRSPPWYARAWVFWLVSAATLSWPLRVVAAYGTAHVHYQVEKLFGAGSPPPGAVPSGPPLSRVATVDFTELEWHICSNRQLVPSYSEAVVMGAGAYLRGCQRCRRSLSSNSLPPARPSGPRLPFSRSRLSLGAGGRATPGVFRSLSGGPLGRRAEDTEPLESPPCYEDALYFPVLIVHGDGGCQGDGQGAP from the exons ATGCCCGAGGGCGGCGGAGGAGACAGCGGGGAGGTGCCCGAGTTCATCCCGGACGGCGAGCCGCTGCGGGAGGAG CAGCGGCCCCTGAAACAGTCCCTGGGAAGCTCCCTGTGCCGCGAGTCGCACTGGAAGTGCCTGCTGCTCACCCTGCTCATCCATGCCTGTGGCGCCGTGGTGGCCTGGTGTCGCCTGGCCACGGTGCCGCGGCTGGTCCTGGGGCCCGAGGCGGCTCTGGCCCGCGGGGCCGGGGGCCCGCCGCCCACCTACCCGGCCAGCCCTTGCTCTGACGGCTACCTATACATCCCGCTGGCCTTCGTGTCCCTCCTCTACCTCCTCTACCTGGCCGAGTGCTGGCACTGCCACGTGCGGTCGTGCCAGGCGCCGCGCACCGACGCCAACACCGTGCTCGCCCTGATCCGCCGGCTGCAGCAGGCGCCGCCCTGCGTCTGGTGGAAGGCCACCAGCTACCACTACGTGCGGCGCACCCGCCAGATCACCCGCTACCGGAACGGCGACGCCTACACCACCACGCAGGTCTACCACGAGCGGGCGGACAGCCGCACGGCCCGCGGCGAGTTTGACTACTCGGCCCACGGCGTCCGCGACGTCTCCAAGGAGCTCGTGGGCCTGGCCGACCACGCGGCCACGCGGCTGCGCTTCACCAAGTGCTTCAGCTTCGGCAGCGCCGAGGCCGAGGCCTCGTACCTCACCCAGAGGGCCCGCTTCTTCAGCGCCAACGAGGGCCTGGACGACTACCTGGAGGCCCGCGAGGGCATGCACCTGAAGGACGTGGACTTCCGCGAGTCGCTCATGGTCTTCGCGGACCCCCGCAGCCCGCCCTGGTACGCCCGCGCCTGGGTCTTCTGGCTGGTGTCCGCGGCCACGCTGTCCTGGCCGCTGCGCGTCGTGGCGGCCTACGGCACGGCCCACGTGCACTACCAGGTGGAGAAGCTCTTTGGCGCCGGCTCGCCCCCGCCCGGGGCCGTGCCCAGCGGGCCGCCGCTCTCCCGCGTGGCCACGGTGGACTTCACCGAGCTCGAGTGGCACATCTGCTCCAACCGGCAGCTGGTGCCCAGCTACTCGGAGGCCGTGGTCATGGGCGCCGGCGCCTACCTCCGCGGCTGCCAGCGCTGCCGGCGCTCCCTCAGCAGCAACTCGCTGCCCCCCGCCCGGCCCAGCGGGCCCCGCCTGCCTTTCAGCCGCAGCCGGCTCTCCctgggagccgggggccgggCCACCCCGGGGGTCTTCCGGAGCCTGAGCGGGGGGCCGCTGGGGCGCCGGGCAGAGGACACGGAGCCCCTGGAAAGCCCACCGTGTTACGAGGACGCCCTTTACTTCCCGGTGCTCATCGTCCACGGCGACGGCGGCTGCCAGGGGGACGGGCAGGGGGCGCCCTGA
- the CNIH2 gene encoding protein cornichon homolog 2, whose protein sequence is MAFTFAAFCYMLTLVLCASLIFFVIWHIIAFDELRTDFKNPIDQGNPARARERLKNIERICCLLRKLVVPEYSIHGLFCLMFLCAAEWVTLGLNIPLLFYHLWRYFHRPADGSEVMYDAVSIMNADILNYCQKESWCKLAFYLLSFFYYLYSMVYTLVSF, encoded by the exons ATGGCGTTCACCTTCGCCGCGTTCTGCTACATGCTCACCCTGGTGCTGTGCGCCTCCCTCATCTTCTTTGTCATCTGGCAC ATCATAGCCTTTGACGAGCTGCGGACCGACTTCAAGAACCCCATCGATCAGGGGAACCCAGCGCGGGCA CGCGAGCGTTTAAAAAACATCGAACGCATCTGCTGCCTCCTGAGGAAG ctggtggTCCCAGAATACTCCATCCACGGCCTCTTCTGTCTGATGTTTCTGTGTGCAGCAGAGTGGGTGACCCTGGGCCTCAACATCCCCCTCCTCTTCTACCACCTCTGGAG GTACTTCCATCGTCCTGCGGATGGCTCCGAGGTCATGTATGATGCGGTCTCCATCATGAATGCTGACATCCTCAACTACTGCCAGAAGGAGTCCTGGTGCAAACTCGCCTTCTACCTGCTCTCCTTCTTCTATTACCTGTACAG TATGGTTTATACGTTGGTGAGTTTCTAA